Genomic DNA from Bacteroidia bacterium:
GGATTGCCCCGCGTACCTGTATTGTCTATGAAACCTCTCTATTATAGTGCCTATGTAACCATAGGTACAAATAACGTACCTCAGTACGTATTTACAGGCGAAACAGATTACTTATACTTAGGTACCCACGGGCGTGGCTGGTACAGAACTACAAGCAGAATCAACAGCATAACTCAGAACACCGCACAATATTTCACTCCAGAAGTCAACGTATATCCAAATCCTACTTCTGACAACTTAACTATGACAATGGACTTGAAAAACCCCACAAACTTAACTATTCAAATACTAAACTTGGAAGGTAGAGCAGTACAATCCACTACATACAATGCGTTTGCAGGCAATAATAATATCCAACTCAATGTGAGCAACCTACCAAACGGTATTTATGTAGTTACAATCACAGGTAGAGATACGAGGGGGCAATTCATCAATGTGTCTAAAAAAGTCTCTGTAATACACTGATAACAAAATTAAAAACATACAAAGCGCGAGTTTTTCATGCTTACAACTCGCGCTTTTTCATTTTATGGACTAAAAGTTATGTTGAGTTTAAAGATAATTTTATTTTTCTGGGCGTGTCCCTCGCTGCGCTCGGGTCGGGCTACTACGCACTACGCTCACGCTCGGTGCTTCGCTCACGCTTCGCACTGCCTAACGGCATGCTCCGTATCCCTCACGCAAACCGTATCTCCATGTTTTACCTCATTTTTAAACATGCATTAGCTTTACCTTGTTTAATATTGGTTATCAACTACTTACAAGGTTAAAATTTTTTACCTTATTTCAAATGGTGTTATTTTATCTTGTTTTATATTCATTTTCAAGCATATACAAGCTTAAACCTTGAATACATGAACTTTTTACGAAACTTTAATCCTGATTCTCCAAACTTTACCTTATTTTCAATTGATTTTCAATAATTTACAAGGTCAAAACGTATTTTTTATCTTTTTTAGTGTTCATTTTCAAGTACTTACAGGGTTAAAAATTTGAATGGGCGGACTTAGCCTACTTGCGGCACCCTTGCGTGAGGCATGCGAAGGGCGTGCGTCAGCACGGTGCGAAGCCCCTCGCCCACCCCTCTACCCTTGCCCAGGGGGTGGGCGGGCGGGGCGCAGCACCGAAGCGATAGCGTAGCCTGTAGCACGCCGACCTTGCCCACACGAGCATAGCGAGACGTGGGCAAGGACACGCCCAAAAAAACATAATCATATATGCCTCATGGTATTTTGACTACTTCCTCCTCATATATCCAATTTGGGCGTATATTATATACCTTAGAATAACGTATTTTTTCAGGTAACTCTTTTTTTTCAAAACTACCCCCATTCCATATACCATCTTGATTAGCATCCTCCACACAAATAAAATGATAGTTCCCAGGATTGAGATAGGTAAAACTAAAAGACTCACCCTCTATCTTATAACGCATACTCGGTATATCCACAGAAGCAAAATAATATATTTCATTCTGTTTTTTACCTTGTATCTTCCCTGTAATGCCTCCAAAGTTTTTTTCAGGTAAAACAGTGAAATTTTTGACAGTTGTATCTATGTTTGTAGATACAGATAAAAACCGTATTTGATAGCTTAAACCCTCTTGCCATAAACCTTGCTTAGGATACACTCTAAATTCAAACGCATTGCTATCTGTACGAATATCCACTCGCTTTTTATCCTGATATATCTCGAAAGCTGCCTTGTGCCATTGTATAGGAATTTCTACATAAAAAATGAGGGGTTCATTAGGCATAATCGAATTTTTAAGCAGAGTAGCTTTTTCCTTCCACTTTCCTTTGGTGTTATTAACTTTGAGTGTATCTAATTTAGGTGTGCCCATACTATCTACGGTACGAAGGATAAGCGGTTCGTTGATACGTATTCCCGTAAAATACACTTTTTTATGGTCATTGAGCAAATACGCTTTCTGACCTTGTAAACGAGTACTATCCCTCAAAATACCCTTAGATAAAGTAACCCGAACAACATTTTTGAGGGTATCCACTTGTTGTACTTTTACGGGCAGACCAACCTCATGTAATACGGTTAGAACGGGTTTTATGGTATCTTTAACTTGAATTTTCTGCGGTAGAATTGCTGTTATTTCATTAGGCAAATCCTTTTTGAAGTTGTTATTTACATCTTTGAGTGCAAGCAAGTAATATGAACCTTGCCGAATATTTTTGAACACAAAGCT
This window encodes:
- a CDS encoding Ig-like domain-containing protein, with amino-acid sequence MLLLPSCAHVVPLTGGEIPKRTPKITYQNPEHKATNVPITTSKITLKFDCYIKCNNPQQEFFISPPILPAPEIEIKSKSVEIKLKTPLQPNTCYTIQTNGTIQEYYSATPLPPQNIVFSTGNQIDTLTLTGKIRDELGKKIPTMYVCAYTNIPIDSIGKITPHYVTQSKEDGSFVFKNIRQGSYYLLALKDVNNNFKKDLPNEITAILPQKIQVKDTIKPVLTVLHEVGLPVKVQQVDTLKNVVRVTLSKGILRDSTRLQGQKAYLLNDHKKVYFTGIRINEPLILRTVDSMGTPKLDTLKVNNTKGKWKEKATLLKNSIMPNEPLIFYVEIPIQWHKAAFEIYQDKKRVDIRTDSNAFEFRVYPKQGLWQEGLSYQIRFLSVSTNIDTTVKNFTVLPEKNFGGITGKIQGKKQNEIYYFASVDIPSMRYKIEGESFSFTYLNPGNYHFICVEDANQDGIWNGGSFEKKELPEKIRYSKVYNIRPNWIYEEEVVKIP